One part of the Perognathus longimembris pacificus isolate PPM17 chromosome 10, ASM2315922v1, whole genome shotgun sequence genome encodes these proteins:
- the LOC125358594 gene encoding golgin subfamily A member 2-like, with protein sequence MEVLNELYQEKDERIHQLCQEKREKKEEFQELLLLLAGKGLEYQDKLLADTETPAADVTSDLSGPTKIKFREEQKGFEEVQVKDNVEHVQVEAGVPCPLEDSPTEHVVVLMPDIQHDEEQKGSEEVQLKDNVGPAPREAGVPCPLEDTPTEHVVLLMPDIRPHQELLGLGSKGSIPFFYRVMQMMSLQ encoded by the coding sequence ATGGAAGTCCTGAATGAGCTGTATCAGGAGAAAGATGAGCGCATCCACCAGCTATgccaggagaagagggagaagaaggaggagtttCAGGAGCTGCTGTTGCTCCTGGCAGGTAAAGGCCTGGAGTATCAGGATAAGTTGCTGGCAGACACCGAGACCCCTGCTGCTGACGTCACTTCAGACTTGTCAGGCCCCACGAAGATCAAGTTTAGGGAGGAGCAGAAGGGTTTTGAAGAAGTGCAAGTTAAGGACAATGTGGAACATGTCCAAGTAGAGGCTGGGGTGCCTTGCCCCCTAGAGGACTCCCCCACAGAGCATGTGGTGGTACTGATGCCCGATATCCAACATGACGAGGAACAGAAAGGATCTGAAGAAGTGCAACTTAAAGACAATGTGGGACCTGCCCCAAGAGAGGCTGGGGTGCCTTGCCCCCTAGAGGACACCCCCACAGAGCATGTCGTGCTGCTGATGCCTGATATCCGGCCCCACCAAGAGCTCTTGGGCTTGGGCAGCAAGGGCTCCATCCCTTTCTTCTATAGAGTGATGCAAATGATGAGTTTGCAATAA